CGCTGATAGGCGTCCTGGGCCCGGCGCACCAAGATGCGGGCCAACAGCTCGCGCAGCGGCGGGTGGTCGAGGTTGCCGCGGGCGACCTCCTCCGCCGCCGCCAGATCGTCGGCTTCGAAGCGGCTGAGGGCCAGACCGTAAGTGGCATCCTCGAGGGTGGGATCGAGCTCTGCGGCGCGCCGGAACCACAGCTCCGCGGCCTCCCCATCCCCCTGGCGGTGGGCGCTCCAGGCGAGCACCATGAGGAGTCCTGCCTCCTCCTCGGGAAGGGTTCCCTCCAGCAGCTCGGGCCAGCGCTGATCCACCGCCCGGGCCACCTGCAGGGCCAACGGCGCCACCGCATCCCAACGCTGCTGCTGCGCCAGGCTGAGCATCAACCCGCGGGCGGCGGCCTCGTCGGGACGATGGCGGTAGATCTGCTGAAAGGTCAGGGCGGCCTCGGCGAAGCGCTCCAGGTGGAAGAGGCTCCAGGCCTTGAGGCGGCGTTCCGGGTCCTCTAGCTCGCGGCGGGCGGCGGCGGCCTGCAGGTGTTCGAGGGCGGCGGCGTAGTTCTTCTGGGCGTAAGCCTGCTGCGCCCGTTGCAGCTCGATGCGGCCCTTCAGCTCCGCCAGCCGGGGGCTTTCCTCGAAGCTCGCCAGAGTCTCGTCGGCGGCGGCCAGGTCGCCCCCTTCGAGTTGCAGCAGGGCTAGGCCGTAGGCGGCATCCTCCAGCTCCGGATTCCGGGCCAGGGCGCGGCGGAAGAAGCCCTCGCCGCGCTCCATCTCGCCGTTCTCCACCAGCCCCCAGGCGATGGCGTTGAGCACCTCGCCGTCGGGCTCCTCCGATGACGAGCTCTCCGGCACCGGCTCCTCCATCAGGTCCGCCAGCGCCGCGAAGTCCCGCGCCTGCTGGAGGCTGCGGATCAATCCTTCCCGGCTCTCGGCGTCGGGGCCGCTCTCGTAGAGCTCGGTGAAGAGGGCCCGAGCCTGGTCCAGCTCCCCCAGGTGAAACCAGCTCCAGGCCAGCAACAGGCGCTGGTCCCGGTCCAGGGATCGTTGCAGCCGGCGGCGCTGCAGCAGGCTGACGGTCTCCAGGTAGTTCTCTTCTTCGAAGCTGCGGCGCACCTCCTCGGCCACCCCCTGCTCCACCAGCTCCACCAGCCGCTGGCTGTCGGGGAAGCGCTGGGGCCATTGCGCCAAAGCCTCGAGCTCGCCGGCGGCCAGCTGGGTCAGGGCCAGACCATAGGCGGCGCTCTCCCGATCCGGCTGCCATTCCAAGGCGCGCTCGAACCAGCGGCGGGCCAGGGCCGGCTGTTGCAGGCTGCGGTAGCTCCACCCGGCGGCCTCCGCCAGCCCGGCCTCCTGCCGTTCCTGGACCTCGTCTTCGATCTCTCCCAGCCAGCGCACCACGTCCCGAGGGCGCTCCGCTTCCGCCGCGGCCCCCATGCGGCCGGCATAGTAGGAGTACTGCAGCTCCGCCAGCCGCTCTCGGTCGGCCTCCGGCGCCCGCTGCCGGGCGAGATCGTCGAGCTGCGTCAGAACGCCGGGCCCGAGGACCATGGCGGCCTTCTCGAGGGTAGTCAGCACGTGGCGCCGGTCGCAGGAGGCGATGGCCCGGCGATAGGTTTGGGCGGAAGCCGCCTCGTCGCCGGTGCGCGCCTGGGCTTCCGCCAACCCCCAGAGCAAATCGATGCGCCGGCAGCTGAACTCCTCCGGCAGCTCCTGGGCCAGCGACACCACTTCCCGCCAACGGCCGCCGGCCACCGCCTGTGCCGCCCGCCGGCGCTGCTCCTCGCCGGCCAACAGATCCTGGAGCTCCTGGGGCGGCGCCCAATATGGGTCCTCCTCCTCGATCTCCTGAATCGCCTGGGCCACTTCCCGCCAGCGCTGCTCACCGGCCAGCGCCCACAGCCGCGCCTCCTCGGTTCTCCACCGCTCCCGGGATTCCCGGCGGCGCTGCTCCGCCAGCCGGGCGGCCACCTGCGCCTGCTCCGGCACCGCGACATTCTGCTGCCCTTGACGCTGGACTTCGGTCTGGGCTTCACCGGCCTCCCCCCGCCCGCGGCGACTCGGCTCCGCCGTCGCATCGGCGGTCTGTCGCGCCTCCGGGCCGGAAGACCGGCGCACGGACTCGGCGCCCCCTTCCTCCCGGCGAGCTCTCTCGGCCAGCTGTTGCTCCCCGGCGGGGTTGGCGTAGAGCACGGCGGACGGGTAGTCCTGGCGCCACCGCTCGAGGGCCCGGCGGGCGGGTTCGACCTCGCTCCAGCTGCCGATGAGCACCCGGTAGAGCCCTTCACGGCGCTCGATGCGCGCCTCGACGCCGGCCTCTTGCAGATCCTCGAGGCGCTGGTCGAGGGTACCGGCCCGGGCAGCGCTGCCCACCTCGATGGCGAAGAGAGCCTCCTCCTCTCCCTGGGCCGCCGCCGGCGCCGTGGCGAAGAGGGCCAGCAGCAGCGTCAACGCCGGGACCAGGACTCCCATGGCCGCCCCGCCTCGGATCTTCATCCCCTGTCTCCTCCCCATCACGGCCGCTCCTCCATCGCCAGCCGACTGAGCAGCAGCAGGCTGGCGGAATAGTAGTGCTCCTCCGGATCCAGCGGCGCCGCCGCGATGCGGGCGCTCCGGCCGGGTTCGCGGCCGGCGGCGGCGCGGGTCAGGGCGACGATGCCGTGGATGCCCTGGCCGGCGTCGTAGGAGCCGATGCTGTCGTCGGTGAGGTCGGTCCAGGCGGAGAGGAAGCGTGCGCCGCGGAAGTGCTCCCAGAAGTCCAGGTAGGGCCGCAGCCGCTCTTCCGTCTCCAACCCCGCCCACACCAGGTACAGGGGGATGCGGACGGCGTTGTAGCCGAAGAGGGGGTCGAAGCCCGGGGCCACCGCCAGCTCCGGTTCCACCCGCAACCAGTCCGGCGGCAGCTGCCATTGGCCGAAGCAGCTGGGACCGAGGAGGGCCAAACCGGTTTCCCGCACCTCGGCCCACTCCGGGGCCGGTGCCTCCACCTCGAGGACGGCGAGGGCCGGGAAGACCCAATAGGAGAGGTTGACGGTGAGCTCGCCAGGATGATTGAAGCCGTGTTGCCCCGGCAGGAGCACCGGGCCGTGGGGGCTCGGATGCACGACGGTCGAGCGCAGATCCTCGGCGATTCTGAGCCCGGCGTCGCGATACTCCGTCTCGTCCCACCGGCGCCAGGCCCGCAGCAGCGCCCAGGTCACCAGTAGATCGCCGTCGGTGGCGTTGTTGGGATCGTCCACCCCGTTCTCCGGCGACCAACGCCAGGCCAGGAGCTGGTCCTCCCGCACCTGGAGATGCTCCCGGGTCCAGGTCCACAGGCGATCGAAGGTCTCCCGGTCGTCGTAGGCCGCCGCCAGCAACAAGGCAAAGCCCTGGGCCTCGGAGTGGGTGATGCTGCGGTTGGCGGTATCGATGGTGCGCCCCTCGGGGGTGATGAAGCGCTGCCGATAAAGACTCCACTCGTCCACCTCGGATACCTCCTCCCCGCCTTCCTCCAACGGCTCCTCCGTCACCGCCGCCACCGCCGGCTCTTCCGGCGGTGCCTCCGGCGTGCAGCCTTGAGCCACTCCCAGGAGCAGCAGCGCCCCCAGCACCGCCAGCCAGGCGGGCTTTGATCTCGAATGGGGCTTCAAATGGGACCCCGAGAAGCGCCGGCGGCTATCGGTGGGAATCATCGTCCTCTCCCCGGGAGTCCAAATCCTCCTCCAGGGCCGGGTCGTGCAGCGACGAACCGTCGGGGTCCGAGCCCCGGCGGGGCGCGTCGAGGGCCCGCGAGCCGCGATCCCGATCATCGAAGTCCGACTCCCTAAACTCCCCGTCACCGAACTCCGCCTCGCCATCCGGCGGCGGGAAGTCGTCCAGCTCGTTCTCCCCTCCGACCTCCGGGTGGTGACGCTGCCGATAGCGACGCAAGAGGAAGAGGGCCGCCAGAGCGAAGAGCACCATCAGGAGCAGCAGGAGGATGGTCCAGAACCAGGGGTTCTTGGAGAAGAAGTACTCCATCCGCCCCTGGGGCCCGAGACCGCCCACCTTGTAGCGCTCGGCGACGCTGACGGTGCGCAACGAGGCGGAACGCTTCTCCCACAGCGCCAGATCGCCTTGCAGATTGTCCCAGAACCCGGGATCCACCAGCTGGGCGACGCCGTCGTAGAGCCGCTCGCCATCCTCCGCCACCACCACCGCCAGCGTCGAGCCGGAGCGCCACGGCGACTCATATTCCATCATCAGGCTGAAGCGTCCGAGACCACCGGTCTGGGTCAGGCGCACCACCTCCGGCGGCAGCGCTTGCTTCCCTTCCTCGAGCTCCACCAGGCTCCCGAGCCAACCCCGCAGGCGACCGAAGAGGCCCGCCGGTGAAGCCTCCGGCTGCTGCCGCACGGCGCTGGGATGGGGCACTTCGATGACCTCCCCGAGCTTCACCGGCGCCCCGTCCAGAACCTCCGCGGTGAGGGAGGAGGACGGCCCCACCAACAACCAGTCGAGATCCTCGTCCGGCCGGTCGTGGGAAACCAAGGCCTCGGTCAGGGGCAGGCCGCGTACCTGGGCCAGCCGCGCCAGCAGCGTCCAAGCGGCGCCGATGGTGAGCTCGTCCTTCGCCAGCACCTGCAAACCCATACCGGAGCCATCGCCCTCGACACCGAAGGGGAAGGCGGTGGCACTGAAGCGTTGGAGATCCGGCATGTCGACGAAGTGGGCGGCATCCGGCAGCTTCACGGTGGAGTCGTCGAAGAGGGTGAACACCAGGTTCCGGGTCTGGATGGCCTGACAGTCGCCGGTGATCTTGGGCATCATCTGAGGCACGAAGCTGATCTGGTTGTCGCCGGGCCGGAAGGAGCGCAAGGGAATCTGGATGCGGTAGTCGCGGAAGACCTCGCCGTTCTCGTTGCGCAGGTAGATGACGTCCTGGAATAACCCGTTGAGGAAGATGTTGAGCACCGAGTCGGCGCGCATGGCGGCGCCGTAGGCGAAATGCAGGCTGAGCTCCACGCTGCTGGACTCGCGGACGAAGAAGTCCGGCGGCACCCAGACAGCGAGATCGCTGGTGCCGGGGCTGATGCCCTCCAGGGTCTCGGTCTCGAAGCCGAAATAGGTGAAGGGATAGGTGCGGTTCTCGTGCACCACGTTGCGGGCGCTGTAATCCGGCAGCTCCGGCACCGCCAGCTCCTCGATGCGGCTGTGCACCGCGTCCGGCAAGGGATAGTTGGTGTAGGCGAAGGAACGGGCCGCCAGGCTCACCTCCTCCGGAGTGTTGCCGGAGACCACCAGAACGAAGAAGCGGGAATCCCCATCCTGGGGATAGATACCCAAGAACGGACCGTCGATGGCAGCGGCGAGGCTCGGATCCAGCAGCCCCGCCAGCTCGCTGCGGGTCCCCGTGAGCACCAAGTCCCGGCCACCGTGGTACGCCTGATCGAGGCCCGGAAAGCGCCATCCGGCGGTTTCGCCGGCAGGATCCGGCACCCGGGTGCGCAACCGCTGGTGCTCCGCCGCGAGGCTCTTGTAGCGCAGCCGCAGGCCCGCCCCCTGAGCCACCAATCCCCCCCACCGCAGGGCGTCGTCGCCGCCGCCGGGGCTGAGGATTTGCAGCCGGTAGGCACCCCACAGTCGGGGGTCGATGAGCTCTTCCAAATCCGCCAGGGTCGGGTTCAGGGGCACGAGGGTCGCTTCCAGCACCAACACCGAAGCGTCCACGTCGATCTGAGTGTAGAGCTCCGGCGCCGTGGGATCCTCGCACTCCAGGGTGTAGTGCTGGGCGACCCAGAAGGTCAGCTCGTTGTAGCTCTCCCGCAGCAGATCCGCCGGCAAGGTGATGTCCAACACGCCGTTGGGCTGGTCCGGATCGAGATCGACCTGGGCCAGGATGCGGCCGCTGAGGCTGACTCGCAACAGCGAGCGATCCCGCAGCAGCGCGGCGGAGTTGGTGTACTCCAGATGCAGCCGGGCGCTCTGCACCTCCATGCGCGGGGAGATGGGGATGAAGATCGATTCCTGACTGGTGGCGTTGCGCAAGGTCAGGGGCTCCTGGCGCTCGCGAAAAGCCCGTAGCGGCGCCTCGAACCGTCCTTCCACCGACGACGACTCCACCACCGCCGCGGTGTTGGCGGCACGGGGATCGGGCTGACCGAAGGCGGTCACCGGAGCGAGGACGGCGACGAGCGCCGCAAGCCACAGGCCGCGAGCCAGCGCGGTGCGGACCGACAAAGCGGTGGGGGGGAGCATCAGAAGCATGGAATCAAACCTTCCCGTTGGATTGTTCGGTAGCTGCGCCGGCGGAATCGAGGGCGAAGACACGGCGGAATCCCGCGGCCACCCATCGAACCGAACCGACAAAGGCCCAGCGCACGATATGAAGCAGATGGTTGGTGGCGGCGGCGATGCCCCGGGAGAGCAGGAAGCCGATGCCGAAGAAGACGCTGGAGGGCTGGTCACGGCTGTAGAGGAACTCGTTCCAGCGCCGGCTGTCGCCGTAGATCAGCCGCACGATCTTGAACCGGTCCTCGGTGCTGGCCTCGCCAAAGGCCATTCCCAGGGTCATGCCACTACGGCCATAGCGCCGGTTGCGCACCGTCACCGGGACCTCCACCCAGCCGTCCTGGCGCGGGTCGAAGACCTCCAGCCGCGTCCCCCGCAGGCCCTCCAGGGCCGCCGAGTAACGCCAGGGCACGATGACTCCGACGCCGCTGACGGAAATGTCCAACAAGCGGCACGGCACCCGGCTGTCCCCGCTGCGAAGACGGCCGCGATACCCGACCTTGACCCGCGGATAGTCGCGCCGCTGGGCGCGCTCGTAGACCGCTCCCAGTGCCGCGATGAGCAAGAGGATATTGAGAATCGCCCAGATGCCGGTGATCACCACCACGCCGCGATCCAACGGATAGGCATAGTAGCGGTACACCGCCGCCCCCAGGGACGCCACCATGATCAGGGTCAGGGTGTAGAACGTACCGGCGAAGGGAGAGATGAAGTTGTTCTCCAGATGCTCTCCCTTGGGGGTGACGCCGAAGCTTGGAGAGTGCGGGTTGATGAAGACCTGCACCAGACCCCGCAGGCAAAAAATGCTCTGCATGGTCTCGTAGAGCTCGGAGAAGAGGGTCCAGCGCACGTGGCCGAAGAGATAGGCGGATGCGAGGATGGCGCCGATCACGTGGGGCACCGCGTAGCCCAGGAATTCCTGCAGGTTGGCGCGGTAGATCTGCAGCCCAAAGATCAGGAAGAAGGCCGGCGCCACCAGGAAGACCGCCCGGGAGTAGGCGAAGAACCAGAAGAACGAGCTGTTGAAGTACCCCAACCGCTGGGGCAGGGTCAGCCCCTTCATCTTCAGCGGATTGCGCAGCAGGAAGATTTGCACCATGCCCTGGGCCCAGCGGGTGCGCTGGACCACGAAGCCGCCGAAGGTCTCGGGCTGGAGACCGGCGATGAGGGGCTGGTCCAGATAGGCGCTGTGATAGCCCAGACCGTGGAGAGCCAGGGCGGTCTCCGCGTCCTCGGTAATGCTGATGCCGCTGATGCCGCCGATCTGCATCAGGTACTCCCGCCGTAGCACCGCCGCCGATCCGCAGAAGAAGGAGCAATTCCAGAAGTCCAGGCCGCGCTGGATGACGCGGTAGAACATCTCGTTCTCGCTGGGCATGCGCTGGAAGGTCTGGAGATTCTTCTCGATGGGATCGGGATTCAAGAAGAAATGCGGCGTCTGCATCAGGAAGAGCTTGGGGTCGCGCTGGAACCAGCCGACGGTCTTGCGCAGAAAATCCGGCGACGGAACGTGATCGGCGTCGAGGATCAGAATCAGCTCGCTGGGCGTCTTCACCTCCCCGGAGTGGGGGTCGCTGACCTCGCCCTTCTCGATCTTCTCCAGCGCCGAGTTGATGTTGCCCGCCTTGGCGTGGAGGTTCTTGTCCCGGGTGACGTAGTAGGCCCCCAGCTCGGCGCACATGATCTGCAAGTCCCGGTGGCGATCCTTCGCCTCCTGGGCCTTGCCCGGGTCGGAATCGCCGCGCTTCTGCGTCGTGCCGCCGTCGTCCAGCAGATAGACGTTGAATCGGTCCTTCGGATAGTCCACCTGCAAGGCCGCAATGAGGGTGACCTCCAGGAGGTGCTGGGGCTCGTTGTAGCTCGGCACCATGATGTCCACCGTCGGCCAGGACTCCGGCGGGCCGGTGAGGGGCACCGGCTTGCGGTTGAGGAAGCTGGAGTTGATGAACAAGCTGACCAGGTAGAGGACGATGCCGTACACCTCGGCGGTGTACAGCAGGATCGAGCAGACAAAGCTCGGAAAGTCCTGGTAGACCACCGTATAGCCGGTGCGCCAGAAGAGGTAGCGCAGGGTGAGGAAGGCGCCGCAGCTGATGAAGAGAAAGCTGGTGAGGGGCGTGCGCGGCATCGCCTTGAACACCAGCATGGCGGCGAAGAGCACCACCCCGAGGATCTGCTGGGCCTGGACATCCACCGGCAGATAGGCCAGGAAGAGGATTCCCAAGGCCGCACCCACGCAGATGCGCCGGGCCCATTTGTCGTCCTGGATCAGCTCTGACAGGCGGCGCAGGATTCCTTCCGGGGCGGCGGCCGGGGCGCCGGCGCCGGCACCGGATGCGGCTCTCCGGGATGGATCCTGCTGAGACTGAGGGTCCTGGGATTGCCCGCTCATGGGGAAGCTGCCACGGAGATCGGTTCGAGGTCGATGCGCTGGTGGCCCCGGGCGTTCTCCAGTAGCCGCGCCAGGTGGGGGTGACAGGTGCAGAAGACCACCTGAGTGGACTCCGCCAGCTCTCCCACCACCGCCGAGGCCCGCGCCGCCCGCTCCGGATCCGCGTTCACCAACACGTCGTCCAGGAGCACCGGCAGGGCTTCTCCCTTGGCGCAGGTCTCGGCGATGAAGGCCAGGCGCACCGCCAGATAGAGCTCCTCGCGGGTGCCCCGGGAAAGGGTCTCGAAGTGAGCGATCTGGTGGCCGTCGGCGCGCTCCAACACCAGCCGGGACTCGCCCAGGGGCACCATCAAGCGCCGATAGCGATCACCGGTGATGCGGCGGAAGATCTCCGACGCCCGGGCGATCACCGGCCCCTGACGCTCCTGTTCGAAGCGCCCCTTGGCGCGCTCCAGCAGCGTGGCCGCAAGGCTGCACACCAACCCCCGCTGGAGCGCCACCGCCAGCTCCCCGCGCAGCCGCGACCGTTCCGCCAGCGCCTCGCCGTAGCTTTCGTCGAAGGCTCCGTGGCGGCGCCGTTCCGCCAGCTCCCCGCGGTGCTCCAACAAGGTCTCGAGCTCCTCCTGGGTGTGCCGCAGCTGCTCGTCCACCTGACGCCGGCGGTGGTCTCCGGAGCGCCGCTCGAGACGCCGCGAGGCCTCCGGCCAGCCGCCGGCGATGCCCAGGCGCAAAGCCTCGTCCTCCAGGGCCTGCTCCAGCTCCTCGGCCTGACGCAGCAGCAGCCGTTGCTCTTGCCGGCGATCCAGGAGCTTCTGCAGCTCCTTCTCTCCCCCGGCGCCGAGATCGGCAGTGAGCTCCATCAGCTCCTGCTGGGAGCGTTGGTGCATCTCTTCCACCTTGACCAAATCCTGTTCCAGCTGCTCCAGGTCCCGCTCCGCGTGACCGCGCTGGAGCGCCGACTGGCGGGCCTTGGTGAGCTGGGCCTGCAGCTCGTGGGCGAGCACCGCCAGCTCGCCGCGGACGGGAGCGTCGAGGCCGAAACGGGCGGCGAGCTTGGCCCCCAGATGCTCCGCTTCCCCGAGGGTCTCCTCCAGCGACGCGGTGAGCTCCACCAGCGCATCCCGCCGGCCGCACAGACCGCGCAAACCCCGCAGATCCCGCAGCACCCGCGGTGCTTCCTCCACGGTGGTCTGCACCGGCAGGCCGAAGGCGGCTCGCTGGGCCTCCAGCTCTCCTTGAATCTTGTTCAGCTGCCGCACCATGGGCAGGCTGCCCTGCGGTTCCAGCTGGCCCTTGAGGGCGCGCTCGATCTCCGCTAGCTGACGGCGGGCGGTGACCATGGCCTCGGTCTCCGGCAGTCGCTCCCGCAGCCCCCAGGCGAGCAGGCCGCCGGCGAGGGTGATGGAGAAGATGGTGGTCAGCAGCCCGGCGTCGGGACCGGCGAGGAACCCGAGCAATCCCAGGAGCACCAGAGCGATCCCGGCGAGGGAGAGGAAAACCAGCAGCCGCCGGTCCCGGGGCGCCTGGCGCTGGAGCATCTGGCTCAGGCGCATGCGCTCCAGCCCCAGGCCCCGGCGCAGCTGCACCACGTCCTCGCTGAGCTGGATCAGGGACTCCAGGTCGGCATCGTTGAAATCGGTGACCG
This Acidobacteriota bacterium DNA region includes the following protein-coding sequences:
- a CDS encoding cellulose biosynthesis cyclic di-GMP-binding regulatory protein BcsB, whose protein sequence is MLLMLPPTALSVRTALARGLWLAALVAVLAPVTAFGQPDPRAANTAAVVESSSVEGRFEAPLRAFRERQEPLTLRNATSQESIFIPISPRMEVQSARLHLEYTNSAALLRDRSLLRVSLSGRILAQVDLDPDQPNGVLDITLPADLLRESYNELTFWVAQHYTLECEDPTAPELYTQIDVDASVLVLEATLVPLNPTLADLEELIDPRLWGAYRLQILSPGGGDDALRWGGLVAQGAGLRLRYKSLAAEHQRLRTRVPDPAGETAGWRFPGLDQAYHGGRDLVLTGTRSELAGLLDPSLAAAIDGPFLGIYPQDGDSRFFVLVVSGNTPEEVSLAARSFAYTNYPLPDAVHSRIEELAVPELPDYSARNVVHENRTYPFTYFGFETETLEGISPGTSDLAVWVPPDFFVRESSSVELSLHFAYGAAMRADSVLNIFLNGLFQDVIYLRNENGEVFRDYRIQIPLRSFRPGDNQISFVPQMMPKITGDCQAIQTRNLVFTLFDDSTVKLPDAAHFVDMPDLQRFSATAFPFGVEGDGSGMGLQVLAKDELTIGAAWTLLARLAQVRGLPLTEALVSHDRPDEDLDWLLVGPSSSLTAEVLDGAPVKLGEVIEVPHPSAVRQQPEASPAGLFGRLRGWLGSLVELEEGKQALPPEVVRLTQTGGLGRFSLMMEYESPWRSGSTLAVVVAEDGERLYDGVAQLVDPGFWDNLQGDLALWEKRSASLRTVSVAERYKVGGLGPQGRMEYFFSKNPWFWTILLLLLMVLFALAALFLLRRYRQRHHPEVGGENELDDFPPPDGEAEFGDGEFRESDFDDRDRGSRALDAPRRGSDPDGSSLHDPALEEDLDSRGEDDDSHR
- the bcsA gene encoding UDP-forming cellulose synthase catalytic subunit translates to MSGQSQDPQSQQDPSRRAASGAGAGAPAAAPEGILRRLSELIQDDKWARRICVGAALGILFLAYLPVDVQAQQILGVVLFAAMLVFKAMPRTPLTSFLFISCGAFLTLRYLFWRTGYTVVYQDFPSFVCSILLYTAEVYGIVLYLVSLFINSSFLNRKPVPLTGPPESWPTVDIMVPSYNEPQHLLEVTLIAALQVDYPKDRFNVYLLDDGGTTQKRGDSDPGKAQEAKDRHRDLQIMCAELGAYYVTRDKNLHAKAGNINSALEKIEKGEVSDPHSGEVKTPSELILILDADHVPSPDFLRKTVGWFQRDPKLFLMQTPHFFLNPDPIEKNLQTFQRMPSENEMFYRVIQRGLDFWNCSFFCGSAAVLRREYLMQIGGISGISITEDAETALALHGLGYHSAYLDQPLIAGLQPETFGGFVVQRTRWAQGMVQIFLLRNPLKMKGLTLPQRLGYFNSSFFWFFAYSRAVFLVAPAFFLIFGLQIYRANLQEFLGYAVPHVIGAILASAYLFGHVRWTLFSELYETMQSIFCLRGLVQVFINPHSPSFGVTPKGEHLENNFISPFAGTFYTLTLIMVASLGAAVYRYYAYPLDRGVVVITGIWAILNILLLIAALGAVYERAQRRDYPRVKVGYRGRLRSGDSRVPCRLLDISVSGVGVIVPWRYSAALEGLRGTRLEVFDPRQDGWVEVPVTVRNRRYGRSGMTLGMAFGEASTEDRFKIVRLIYGDSRRWNEFLYSRDQPSSVFFGIGFLLSRGIAAATNHLLHIVRWAFVGSVRWVAAGFRRVFALDSAGAATEQSNGKV
- a CDS encoding tetratricopeptide repeat protein: MKIRGGAAMGVLVPALTLLLALFATAPAAAQGEEEALFAIEVGSAARAGTLDQRLEDLQEAGVEARIERREGLYRVLIGSWSEVEPARRALERWRQDYPSAVLYANPAGEQQLAERARREEGGAESVRRSSGPEARQTADATAEPSRRGRGEAGEAQTEVQRQGQQNVAVPEQAQVAARLAEQRRRESRERWRTEEARLWALAGEQRWREVAQAIQEIEEEDPYWAPPQELQDLLAGEEQRRRAAQAVAGGRWREVVSLAQELPEEFSCRRIDLLWGLAEAQARTGDEAASAQTYRRAIASCDRRHVLTTLEKAAMVLGPGVLTQLDDLARQRAPEADRERLAELQYSYYAGRMGAAAEAERPRDVVRWLGEIEDEVQERQEAGLAEAAGWSYRSLQQPALARRWFERALEWQPDRESAAYGLALTQLAAGELEALAQWPQRFPDSQRLVELVEQGVAEEVRRSFEEENYLETVSLLQRRRLQRSLDRDQRLLLAWSWFHLGELDQARALFTELYESGPDAESREGLIRSLQQARDFAALADLMEEPVPESSSSEEPDGEVLNAIAWGLVENGEMERGEGFFRRALARNPELEDAAYGLALLQLEGGDLAAADETLASFEESPRLAELKGRIELQRAQQAYAQKNYAAALEHLQAAAARRELEDPERRLKAWSLFHLERFAEAALTFQQIYRHRPDEAAARGLMLSLAQQQRWDAVAPLALQVARAVDQRWPELLEGTLPEEEAGLLMVLAWSAHRQGDGEAAELWFRRAAELDPTLEDATYGLALSRFEADDLAAAEEVARGNLDHPPLRELLARILVRRAQDAYQRREHRESLALLEESRLFEPLDSTAEVLRGWNLYQLGQYDQASAALEP
- a CDS encoding glycosyl hydrolase family 8 gives rise to the protein MIPTDSRRRFSGSHLKPHSRSKPAWLAVLGALLLLGVAQGCTPEAPPEEPAVAAVTEEPLEEGGEEVSEVDEWSLYRQRFITPEGRTIDTANRSITHSEAQGFALLLAAAYDDRETFDRLWTWTREHLQVREDQLLAWRWSPENGVDDPNNATDGDLLVTWALLRAWRRWDETEYRDAGLRIAEDLRSTVVHPSPHGPVLLPGQHGFNHPGELTVNLSYWVFPALAVLEVEAPAPEWAEVRETGLALLGPSCFGQWQLPPDWLRVEPELAVAPGFDPLFGYNAVRIPLYLVWAGLETEERLRPYLDFWEHFRGARFLSAWTDLTDDSIGSYDAGQGIHGIVALTRAAAGREPGRSARIAAAPLDPEEHYYSASLLLLSRLAMEERP
- a CDS encoding AAA family ATPase, yielding MWIRRVELDGFGDHRDHSLEPLGPNLNVILGANEAGKSTLLEAIRCGLFGFVGNLTNGTARQRVLLELVQEDGSVVVVERRRDGAGDELEVRDEDGMELGGERLRGLLGAVDRRQYSSVYGFALDELQSLGTLSGSAVQDRIVGASLGTASISPQDAMDGLREEAEGLLQPGLGAVSRRVERLQELEEELEELRSRRRQLVAQELELVECEQRIAELHQTLDRLQERVEEGRRWSQLGELAERLREKRREAEALTVPAAVDDDLEERYGYWQDRQERYLEAKERVQKEIAQARAQLGAVSGRPAILDAEEEIRLLDRRAAVAQEHLTQLQRTRQELQELEDSLRGQLSSLGPGWDEARLAVTDFNDADLESLIQLSEDVVQLRRGLGLERMRLSQMLQRQAPRDRRLLVFLSLAGIALVLLGLLGFLAGPDAGLLTTIFSITLAGGLLAWGLRERLPETEAMVTARRQLAEIERALKGQLEPQGSLPMVRQLNKIQGELEAQRAAFGLPVQTTVEEAPRVLRDLRGLRGLCGRRDALVELTASLEETLGEAEHLGAKLAARFGLDAPVRGELAVLAHELQAQLTKARQSALQRGHAERDLEQLEQDLVKVEEMHQRSQQELMELTADLGAGGEKELQKLLDRRQEQRLLLRQAEELEQALEDEALRLGIAGGWPEASRRLERRSGDHRRRQVDEQLRHTQEELETLLEHRGELAERRRHGAFDESYGEALAERSRLRGELAVALQRGLVCSLAATLLERAKGRFEQERQGPVIARASEIFRRITGDRYRRLMVPLGESRLVLERADGHQIAHFETLSRGTREELYLAVRLAFIAETCAKGEALPVLLDDVLVNADPERAARASAVVGELAESTQVVFCTCHPHLARLLENARGHQRIDLEPISVAASP